Proteins encoded by one window of Lathyrus oleraceus cultivar Zhongwan6 chromosome 1, CAAS_Psat_ZW6_1.0, whole genome shotgun sequence:
- the LOC127133272 gene encoding 3-ketoacyl-CoA synthase 2, with product MSIFSMSFFFLAQFKYFFLSINRAFLNIQIFFSPLQWCLLIASIATFYLKKCSKKIYLVDFVCYKPSSKTMCSKDLFIEKSKCGGHFKDESIDFQKKIMDRSGFGDKTYVPESLIVIPPRICTMEAMKETESVIFGAIDELLLKTKMKVKDIDILITNCCIFNPSPSLSAMVVNHYKFKDRILCYNLSGMGCSAGLVAIDLAKQLLQVHHNSYALVVSTENINSGWYLGNNRSMLVSNCLFRVGGAAILLSSISSDSHRSKYHLKHTVYTHIGSQDSCYNSIFQREDETNKITGISLSKDLMSSAGFALKENITTLGKYVLPLLEQLKFATTFVVKKYFNKNMKIYTPDFKLCFEHFCIHTGGKAVQDEMQKVLGLSDWQIEPSRMTLYRYGNTSSSSVWYVLAYCEAKGRIRKGDRIWQIAFGSGFKCNTAVWYALRNVDPIKEINPWSDEVHEFPVDVSI from the exons ATGAGCATTTTCTCAATGTCATTCTTTTTCTTAGCTCAATTCAAGTATTTTTTCCTCTCCATCAATAGAGCCTTTCTAAATATCCAAATATTTTTCTCACCTTTACAATGGTGTTTGTTAATAGCATCAATAGCAACCTTTTACCTAAAGAAATGCTCCAAAAAGATATATCTAGTAGATTTTGTTTGCTATAAACCTTCCTCTAAAACCATGTGTAGTAAGGATTTGTTTATAGAAAAATCAAAATGTGGAGGACATTTTAAAGATGAGAGCATAGATTTTCAAAAGAAAATTATGGATAGGTCTGGATTTGGTGATAAGACTTATGTGCCAGAATCCTTAATCGTAATTCCACCAAGAATTTGCACTATGGAAGCAATGAAAGAGACTGAATCAGTGATTTTTGGTGCTATTGATGAGCTTTTGTTGAAGACAAAAATGAAGGTTAAAGATATTGATATTCTTATAACAAATTGTTGTATTTTCAATCCTTCACCTTCTCTAAGTGCTATGGTTGTTAACCATTACAAATTTAAGGATCGAATTTTGTGCTATAATTTAAGTGGTATGGGTTGTAGTGCTGGACTTGTAGCCATCGACCTTGCCAAACAACTCCTACAG GTACATCACAATTCATATGCCTTAGTAGTGAGCACAGAAAATATCAACAGTGGATGGTACTTAGGAAACAACAGATCAATGCTTGTTTCAAATTGTCTATTTCGTGTAGGTGGTGCAGCAATCTTACTCTCAAGCATTTCCTCTGATTCTCACCGTTCAAAGTATCATCTTAAACACACTGTTTATACACACATCGGTTCACAAGACAGTTGCTACAATTCAATCTTTCAAAGAGAAGATGAAACAAACAAAATCACAGGAATATCACTTTCAAAAGACTTAATGAGTTCAGCAGGTTTTGCACTTAAAGAAAACATCACGACACTTGGAAAATATGTTTTACCTTTATTAGAACAATTAAAGTTTGCTACAACTTTTGTTGTTAAAAAGTACTTTAACAAGAATATGAAGATTTATACACCTGATTTTAAGTTGTGTTTTGAGCATTTTTGTATTCATACTGGTGGAAAAGCAGTTCAAGATGAGATGCAAAAAGTGCTTGGATTAAGTGATTGGCAAATAGAGCCTTCTAGGATGACACTTTATAGATATGGTAATACTTCAAGTAGTTCTGTTTGGTATGTGTTAGCTTATTGTGAAGCAAAGGGAAGAATTCGAAAAGGTGATAGGATTTGGCAAATTGCATTTGGTTCTGGGTTTAAGTGTAATACTGCAGTTTGGTATGCATTAAGGAATGTTGATCCAATTAAGGAGATTAATCCTTGGAGTGATGAGGTTCATGAGTTTCCTGTTGATGTTTCAATTTGA